One Microvirga lotononidis genomic window carries:
- a CDS encoding carbon-nitrogen hydrolase family protein, translated as MISASLVQFDVQCLAPAENFGRIHDFVALEAAHGAQLILFPELSNTGYVEPLVPGGPMVSDVPHFGAALYEACAAPDGEEIKALVTLAARHRVHLVIGLGLRDQLRAGVMRNASLLIGPEGVLGQYTKVHQWQNEKLYFTKGDRIDTFAALGTHLGMQICYDIRFPEITRILALRGAGIVTSVWASFGAEATPVADGALFIHRAYTRAVENGVFFLSCNRSGSHGGQRFFGRSCALAPDGTVLGALDHDMEDVLRVEIDLEAVTRYRSFTGIWADRDPTLYEKYLSPDRSDSRRSPPEKS; from the coding sequence ATGATTTCCGCCAGCCTTGTCCAGTTCGACGTCCAGTGCTTGGCCCCGGCTGAGAACTTCGGGCGTATCCACGACTTCGTCGCCCTCGAGGCGGCACATGGCGCGCAGCTCATCCTGTTCCCGGAGCTGTCGAACACCGGCTATGTCGAGCCGCTGGTGCCGGGCGGGCCGATGGTCAGTGACGTGCCGCATTTCGGCGCGGCGCTTTACGAGGCCTGCGCAGCTCCGGACGGTGAGGAGATCAAGGCACTCGTCACGCTCGCGGCACGGCATCGCGTGCATCTGGTGATCGGGCTCGGCCTGCGCGACCAGCTCCGCGCCGGAGTGATGCGCAATGCTTCGCTGCTGATCGGGCCGGAGGGCGTGTTGGGCCAATATACCAAGGTCCATCAGTGGCAGAACGAGAAGCTCTACTTTACCAAGGGCGACCGCATCGACACCTTCGCCGCGCTCGGCACGCATCTCGGAATGCAGATCTGTTACGACATCCGCTTTCCCGAAATCACCCGCATCCTGGCGCTCCGAGGTGCCGGTATTGTCACGTCCGTCTGGGCATCCTTTGGAGCCGAAGCGACCCCAGTCGCCGATGGGGCGCTGTTCATCCACCGCGCCTATACCCGCGCAGTCGAGAACGGCGTCTTCTTCCTGAGTTGCAACCGCAGCGGCAGCCACGGCGGGCAGCGCTTTTTCGGCCGCTCCTGCGCATTAGCACCGGACGGGACAGTGCTTGGCGCCCTCGACCACGACATGGAGGACGTGTTGCGGGTAGAGATCGACCTCGAGGCCGTCACCCGCTACCGTAGCTTCACCGGGATTTGGGCCGATCGTGATCCTACCCTCTATGAGAAGTATCTCTCCCCGGACCGCTCGGATTCCCGCCGCTCCCCACCCGAAAAGTCATAG
- a CDS encoding BKACE family enzyme → MQDTDHRSPVAIAVAPNGGRRTKIDHPSLPMTPGEMAGTATQCLEAGACMIHVHVRDREGGHLLDADAYRDTTAAIRQAVGERLVVQITSEALGIYKPDTQMAVVRAVRPEAVSLALRELVPDDSAESAFAQFLSWAKRERVVPQIILYSPDEAVRLADMQRRGIVPFENIPVLYVLGRYTVGQTSSPADLLPFIAPDMPAFKDWMVCAFGRYETACVTAGALLGGSVRVGFENNLELPDGSRAGSNAELVERAATAMAACGCPVATGTVLRETWSKDFE, encoded by the coding sequence ATGCAGGACACCGACCACCGCTCACCGGTTGCGATCGCCGTTGCTCCCAACGGCGGGCGACGGACAAAGATCGATCATCCCAGCCTACCAATGACGCCTGGCGAAATGGCTGGCACGGCGACCCAGTGCCTTGAGGCGGGAGCTTGCATGATCCACGTCCATGTGAGGGATCGCGAAGGCGGCCATCTTCTTGATGCGGACGCTTACCGGGACACGACCGCAGCAATCCGTCAGGCCGTGGGCGAGCGCCTGGTCGTACAAATCACCAGCGAGGCACTCGGCATCTACAAACCCGACACCCAGATGGCGGTAGTACGTGCGGTGCGGCCCGAGGCCGTCTCCCTCGCCTTGCGCGAGCTCGTGCCCGACGATTCCGCCGAGTCCGCGTTCGCACAGTTCCTGAGTTGGGCGAAGCGTGAGCGGGTTGTGCCGCAAATCATTCTGTACTCTCCAGACGAAGCTGTGCGGTTGGCAGACATGCAACGCCGCGGGATAGTGCCGTTTGAGAACATCCCGGTTCTTTATGTTCTCGGACGCTACACAGTTGGGCAAACATCCAGCCCCGCCGACCTGCTTCCCTTCATCGCCCCCGACATGCCAGCGTTCAAGGACTGGATGGTTTGTGCCTTCGGCCGCTATGAGACGGCCTGCGTCACCGCTGGCGCCCTGCTAGGTGGGAGCGTGCGGGTCGGCTTCGAGAATAACCTGGAGCTCCCCGACGGATCGAGGGCAGGCTCAAATGCGGAATTGGTCGAGCGCGCCGCCACAGCAATGGCCGCATGCGGCTGCCCTGTCGCGACGGGGACTGTGCTGCGGGAAACGTGGTCAAAGGACTTCGAGTAG
- a CDS encoding DUF3574 domain-containing protein, with amino-acid sequence MVHGSEWHGFLNDFVTPRRPAELAMTHAIGQWRGASGWIEREPSEGLIVLHSSDPAVRKTWRISLSNPGSASTRRRFCADAPGSARGFDLHFR; translated from the coding sequence GTGGTTCATGGTTCGGAGTGGCACGGCTTCCTCAATGATTTCGTGACCCCGCGCCGTCCGGCCGAGCTGGCCATGACCCATGCGATAGGGCAGTGGCGCGGCGCAAGCGGTTGGATCGAACGGGAGCCCTCCGAGGGTCTTATTGTGCTCCACAGCAGTGATCCTGCCGTACGGAAAACGTGGCGGATATCATTGTCGAATCCAGGAAGCGCTTCTACCAGGAGGCGATTCTGCGCGGACGCACCCGGATCTGCGCGCGGCTTTGACCTGCACTTCAGATAA